The Corynebacterium renale genome includes a region encoding these proteins:
- a CDS encoding LutC/YkgG family protein, which translates to MSAKAEILSRIRNAEKLAGVPAEPREIPRNYKRSSDMSRDDLRELLIDRLVDYKADVVRTTTDEVPAKLAEVLADRGAKTVVYAPGLDSELLSDADVTATADDVKSDPRALNSVDAVLTASTVSCAQTGTICLQAGAKDGRRALTLVPDRHIVLVHMDTVVYGIPETVSRLSPDTPITWISGPSATSDIELERVEGVHGPRDLIVFVID; encoded by the coding sequence TCCTGAGCCGCATCCGCAATGCGGAGAAGCTCGCTGGCGTCCCAGCAGAGCCGCGCGAGATTCCACGCAACTACAAGCGCAGCTCTGATATGAGCCGCGATGATCTGCGGGAACTTCTCATTGACCGCCTCGTGGACTACAAGGCTGACGTCGTCCGCACCACCACCGACGAGGTCCCAGCCAAGCTGGCAGAAGTCCTCGCTGACCGCGGTGCGAAAACCGTCGTGTACGCACCCGGCCTCGATAGCGAATTGCTTTCCGACGCCGACGTTACTGCAACGGCAGACGACGTGAAGTCCGACCCGCGTGCACTGAATTCCGTGGACGCAGTGCTGACCGCTTCCACCGTATCCTGCGCACAAACCGGCACCATCTGCCTGCAAGCGGGCGCTAAAGATGGCCGCCGCGCCCTCACCCTGGTCCCTGACCGTCACATCGTCTTAGTCCACATGGACACCGTCGTGTACGGCATCCCAGAGACCGTTTCTCGCCTCTCCCCCGACACCCCGATTACCTGGATCTCCGGCCCCTCCGCAACATCCGACATCGAGTTGGAACGCGTCGAAGGTGTCCACGGTCCACGAGACCTCATCGTCTTCGTGATCGACTAA
- the secA gene encoding preprotein translocase subunit SecA produces the protein MFGLSKLLRAGEGRTVKRLKKIADQVCDLEPEIEKLSDDELKAKTDEFKKRLADGETLDDILLEAFAVIREASWRVLGQKPYPVQIMGGATLHFGDVAEMRTGEGKTLTSALPVYLNALEGKGVHVVTVNDYLAKRDGDWMGRVHRWMGLTVGTILSEMRPAERKQAYACDITYGTNNELGFDYLRDNMVRSLNDKVQRGHHYAIVDEVDSILIDEARTPLIISGPVDGSSQFYNVFAQLAPRMREGIHYEVDQRKRTVGVLEQGVEFVEDQLGIDNLYAPQNSQLVSYLNNALKAKELFERDKDYIVRNGEVLIVDSFTGRVLAGRRYNEGMHQAIEAKEGVEIKNENQTLATVTLQNYFRLYDKLAGMTGTAETEAAELHQIYKVNVVPIPPNRPNQRVDHSDRIYKTQEAKFAAVADDIAERQAAGQPVLVGTTSVERSEYLSQLLQRRGIKHNVLNAKYHEQEAEIIAQAGLPGQVTVATNMAGRGTDIVLGGNPDILLDIRLRERGLDPVENAEEYQEAWEAELPAFKEKCERRGDEVRENGGLYVLGTERHESRRIDNQLRGRSGRQGDPGETRFYLSMRDDLMVRFVGQSMENMMNRLNVPDDVPIEAKMVSNSIKGAQAQVENQNFEMRKNVLKYDEVLNEQRKVIYRERNHILESEDIGENIQTMIDDTISAYVDGATAEGYVEDWDLDTLWHALDALYGPTFSAQELIDGSEYGQPGELTAEDLKAAVLVDAHREYDRLEENVAAIGGEQQMRNIERMIILPVIDQKWREHLYEMDYLKEGIGLRAMAQRDPLVEYQKEGGDMFLAMNDAIKEETVRQLFLLRPQFEPKDEDTTVTV, from the coding sequence GTGTTTGGACTTTCCAAGCTGCTCCGCGCCGGCGAAGGCCGTACTGTTAAGCGTCTGAAGAAGATTGCTGACCAGGTATGCGACCTCGAACCTGAGATCGAAAAGCTCTCAGACGATGAGCTCAAGGCTAAGACGGATGAGTTTAAGAAGCGTCTCGCTGACGGCGAAACCTTGGATGACATCCTGTTGGAAGCCTTTGCAGTGATCCGCGAGGCATCGTGGCGCGTGCTGGGCCAGAAACCGTACCCAGTCCAGATTATGGGCGGCGCGACCTTGCACTTTGGCGACGTTGCCGAGATGCGCACCGGTGAAGGTAAGACACTGACGTCCGCGTTGCCGGTTTACCTCAACGCGCTTGAGGGCAAGGGCGTGCACGTGGTCACGGTGAACGATTACTTGGCTAAGCGTGACGGCGACTGGATGGGCCGTGTGCACCGGTGGATGGGCCTAACTGTGGGCACGATTCTTTCGGAGATGCGCCCCGCAGAACGCAAGCAGGCGTATGCGTGCGACATCACGTACGGCACGAACAATGAACTTGGCTTTGACTACCTGCGCGATAACATGGTCCGCAGCCTGAATGACAAGGTGCAGCGTGGCCACCACTACGCCATCGTGGATGAGGTGGACTCGATTCTTATCGACGAAGCACGTACCCCACTGATCATCTCTGGCCCGGTGGACGGTTCCTCCCAGTTCTACAACGTGTTTGCCCAGTTGGCGCCACGCATGCGCGAGGGTATTCACTACGAGGTTGACCAGCGTAAGCGCACCGTCGGCGTGCTCGAGCAGGGCGTCGAGTTCGTGGAGGACCAGCTGGGTATCGACAACCTGTATGCGCCACAGAACTCGCAGTTGGTCAGCTACCTGAACAACGCGCTAAAGGCGAAGGAACTCTTTGAGCGCGATAAGGACTACATCGTGCGAAACGGTGAGGTGCTCATCGTGGACTCCTTCACCGGCCGTGTTTTGGCGGGCCGTCGTTACAACGAGGGCATGCACCAGGCCATCGAGGCTAAAGAGGGCGTGGAGATCAAGAATGAAAACCAGACCCTTGCAACGGTGACGCTGCAGAACTACTTCCGTCTGTACGACAAGCTGGCCGGCATGACCGGTACGGCGGAGACCGAGGCAGCCGAGCTGCACCAGATTTACAAGGTCAACGTTGTTCCGATCCCGCCGAACCGCCCGAACCAGCGTGTGGACCACTCGGACCGTATTTACAAGACCCAGGAAGCAAAGTTCGCCGCAGTTGCCGACGACATCGCCGAGCGCCAGGCTGCCGGCCAGCCCGTGCTGGTGGGTACCACCTCGGTGGAACGTTCCGAATACCTATCCCAGCTGCTGCAGCGCCGTGGCATCAAGCACAACGTGCTCAACGCGAAGTACCACGAGCAAGAAGCGGAGATCATCGCACAGGCAGGTTTGCCAGGCCAGGTGACTGTTGCAACCAACATGGCTGGTCGTGGTACGGACATCGTACTCGGCGGTAACCCCGACATCTTGCTGGATATTCGCCTGCGTGAGCGTGGCCTGGACCCCGTGGAAAACGCTGAAGAATACCAGGAAGCGTGGGAGGCAGAGCTGCCTGCGTTCAAGGAAAAGTGTGAGCGCCGTGGTGACGAGGTCCGTGAAAACGGCGGCCTGTACGTCCTGGGTACAGAGCGCCACGAGTCCCGTCGTATCGATAACCAGCTGCGTGGCCGTTCCGGCCGCCAGGGTGACCCAGGCGAGACCCGCTTCTACCTATCCATGCGCGACGACCTCATGGTGCGGTTCGTCGGTCAGTCCATGGAGAACATGATGAACCGCCTCAACGTCCCCGACGACGTCCCCATCGAGGCGAAGATGGTCAGCAACTCCATCAAGGGTGCGCAGGCGCAGGTGGAGAACCAGAACTTTGAGATGCGTAAGAACGTGCTCAAGTACGACGAAGTTCTCAACGAACAGCGCAAGGTCATCTACCGCGAGCGCAACCACATCCTCGAATCCGAGGACATCGGCGAGAACATTCAGACCATGATCGACGACACCATCTCCGCCTACGTCGACGGCGCCACCGCCGAAGGCTACGTGGAGGACTGGGACCTGGATACCCTCTGGCACGCGCTCGACGCACTGTACGGCCCGACCTTCAGTGCCCAGGAGCTTATCGACGGCTCCGAGTACGGCCAACCAGGCGAACTCACCGCCGAGGACCTCAAGGCAGCAGTACTTGTCGACGCCCACCGCGAATACGATCGTCTGGAAGAAAACGTTGCCGCAATCGGTGGCGAGCAGCAGATGCGCAACATCGAGCGCATGATTATCCTGCCGGTCATTGACCAGAAGTGGCGTGAACACCTCTACGAGATGGATTACCTCAAGGAGGGTATCGGCCTGCGTGCGATGGCACAGCGTGATCCTCTGGTTGAGTACCAGAAGGAAGGTGGCGACATGTTCTTGGCTATGAATGATGCGATCAAGGAAGAAACGGTTCGCCAACTGTTCCTCCTGCGCCCGCAGTTTGAGCCAAAGGATGAGGACACTACGGTGACCGTCTAA
- the hpf gene encoding ribosome hibernation-promoting factor, HPF/YfiA family, whose protein sequence is MSNPAENAEVLSPDAQVTITGRNVEIPEHFAERVHTKLAKIEKLDPTLTFFHVELQHEPNPRRENESDRIQITATGRGHIARAEAKEDSFYAALETALAKMQRSLRKVKARRSIAQSGHRAPKSTGEIAAELAAEAEAARAEGEQKADPYEDLVQDVRPGQIVRRKEHTSTPISVDEALSEMELVGHDFYLFVDEETGRPSVVYRRHAYDYGLISLAEEEEK, encoded by the coding sequence ATGAGCAATCCTGCTGAGAACGCCGAAGTCTTGAGCCCCGACGCCCAGGTGACCATCACCGGCCGCAATGTTGAAATCCCGGAACACTTTGCAGAGCGCGTCCACACCAAGTTGGCCAAGATTGAAAAGCTTGACCCTACACTCACTTTCTTCCACGTGGAATTGCAGCATGAGCCCAACCCACGCCGTGAAAACGAGTCTGACCGTATTCAGATCACCGCTACCGGCCGTGGCCATATTGCCCGTGCAGAAGCTAAGGAAGACAGCTTCTACGCTGCACTGGAGACTGCGCTGGCTAAGATGCAGCGTTCCCTGCGTAAGGTGAAGGCTCGTCGTTCCATCGCCCAGTCCGGTCACCGTGCTCCGAAATCCACCGGCGAGATTGCTGCTGAGTTGGCTGCTGAGGCTGAGGCAGCGCGCGCAGAGGGCGAGCAGAAGGCTGATCCTTACGAGGATTTGGTCCAGGACGTTCGTCCCGGCCAGATTGTGCGCCGCAAGGAGCACACGTCCACTCCAATCAGCGTGGATGAGGCGCTCAGTGAGATGGAATTGGTCGGCCACGATTTCTATCTCTTCGTTGATGAAGAGACCGGCCGCCCATCTGTGGTATACCGCCGCCACGCATACGATTACGGTCTGATTTCTCTTGCTGAGGAAGAGGAAAAGTAA
- a CDS encoding ComF family protein, whose translation MWDELADLIVPRYCAGCGAAGAVLCRDCFDHVRQPPHLISSTTDVGVPVFSMGPYSEIRQRLIVAMKERGNMAARRALGPVFGAAVAYLQARGELGRSLVVVPAPTSVAHARARGGDHVTAIVAASGVPYVQAVRHRQGVRDSVGLGVHARRLNMAHAVEVVAPPQPVSAVLFDDIVTTGATLQATVRALILAGWQVEAAVTLANA comes from the coding sequence ATGTGGGATGAACTGGCGGACCTGATTGTGCCGCGCTACTGTGCCGGATGCGGTGCCGCCGGGGCGGTACTCTGCCGTGACTGCTTCGACCACGTGCGCCAACCTCCACACCTCATCAGCTCTACGACCGACGTGGGAGTCCCCGTGTTCAGCATGGGGCCGTACTCGGAGATTCGCCAGCGGCTCATCGTGGCGATGAAAGAACGAGGCAACATGGCCGCGCGCCGGGCACTCGGTCCCGTCTTTGGGGCCGCGGTCGCGTACCTGCAAGCTCGCGGTGAGCTTGGAAGATCGCTGGTTGTTGTGCCTGCTCCGACGAGTGTTGCGCACGCCCGAGCCCGCGGTGGGGATCATGTGACTGCGATCGTCGCCGCTAGTGGCGTCCCGTACGTGCAGGCGGTTCGGCACCGACAGGGAGTGCGTGATTCGGTCGGGCTTGGCGTGCATGCGCGGAGGCTTAACATGGCTCACGCGGTTGAAGTTGTGGCACCGCCACAGCCAGTCTCTGCGGTGCTTTTCGACGACATCGTGACCACCGGAGCGACGCTGCAAGCAACTGTCCGCGCATTAATATTGGCAGGTTGGCAGGTCGAGGCTGCCGTTACGCTGGCAAATGCCTGA
- the lpqB gene encoding MtrAB system accessory lipoprotein LpqB, whose protein sequence is MKRKLARHVKVVVAVASIGVLGACSSLPANTEPTALHSFQPPVVEEESLAPQDGREPDLLLRDFYAALARPTQDYQAARAFLAGDAAQNWRAEDRTLVVDRIDINSQVSQSENRRVFDVSGIVVGQLATDGSYTPDHSTYTAHIEMQKVDGQWRITALPAGVVIERVELRNHYDPRNVYFLAPGGNVLAQDRRWTYNGQTNMVTVLVNMLIEGPSQQIRPGVFSAIPKEATFLGLNDGVYEFTGFQNATPEERLHFGAQLVWTLADAGVPGPYDVLLDGVPLSPGYASLSTDDFAAYNPQVASAAVQPIYALHDGHVYRVASSGIEPVPGEVGVGQPVQSADISPRQRVAAVRATGNGNEKELVIGTLDGAVTVVGRNDMITRPSFEFDDSAVWTVVGESDVVRVVRAPNTGDISQQPVDTSSLSAIEGEISVLRLSPSGVRVAMIINGHLYMGVVERQANGARRIVNVHELAPALAGTAVSVAWQPAGFLVVGTSSAETPIWRVEYDGSAVATLPSGNVTVPVVAVASTGTTVYLTDAIAIRQYTTGAGADTSFWREVPGLQGLRSAPIVAQ, encoded by the coding sequence GTGAAGCGTAAACTTGCACGGCACGTCAAGGTTGTGGTCGCGGTGGCGTCGATAGGCGTCCTGGGAGCGTGCAGTTCCCTGCCTGCGAATACGGAGCCCACTGCGCTGCATTCCTTCCAACCGCCTGTCGTGGAGGAGGAATCCCTGGCGCCGCAAGATGGCCGCGAACCGGATCTGCTGCTGCGTGATTTTTACGCCGCGCTTGCCCGTCCGACCCAGGACTACCAGGCGGCACGTGCTTTCTTGGCTGGTGATGCGGCCCAGAATTGGCGTGCGGAGGACCGCACGTTGGTGGTCGACCGGATCGACATCAACTCGCAGGTGAGCCAGTCGGAGAACCGACGGGTCTTTGACGTATCTGGCATCGTGGTGGGGCAACTGGCTACGGATGGTTCGTACACGCCTGATCACAGCACGTATACGGCGCATATTGAGATGCAGAAGGTCGACGGCCAGTGGCGCATCACTGCGCTGCCGGCTGGGGTGGTTATTGAGCGTGTGGAGCTGCGAAATCATTACGATCCGCGCAACGTGTATTTCCTCGCCCCAGGTGGAAATGTACTGGCCCAAGATCGCCGGTGGACGTATAACGGTCAGACGAATATGGTGACCGTCTTGGTCAACATGCTCATCGAGGGGCCCTCCCAGCAGATTCGTCCCGGCGTCTTTAGCGCGATCCCTAAGGAGGCGACGTTCCTCGGACTCAATGATGGCGTCTACGAGTTCACCGGTTTCCAGAACGCCACTCCCGAAGAGCGCCTGCACTTCGGTGCCCAACTGGTGTGGACACTGGCGGATGCAGGTGTTCCGGGACCCTATGATGTGCTTCTCGACGGCGTCCCGTTGTCACCCGGCTACGCGTCCCTCTCGACGGACGATTTCGCAGCCTATAACCCGCAGGTAGCCTCTGCGGCCGTGCAACCGATTTACGCGCTTCACGACGGTCACGTCTACCGCGTCGCGTCCTCTGGCATCGAGCCGGTGCCCGGCGAGGTGGGCGTGGGCCAGCCGGTGCAGTCCGCCGATATATCCCCACGCCAGCGGGTCGCCGCGGTGCGTGCAACCGGGAATGGGAATGAGAAAGAACTGGTGATTGGCACCTTGGACGGGGCCGTCACGGTGGTTGGTCGAAACGACATGATTACCCGGCCGAGCTTCGAATTCGATGATTCCGCAGTATGGACAGTCGTAGGCGAAAGTGACGTAGTGCGTGTCGTGCGCGCTCCGAATACTGGGGATATTTCGCAACAACCAGTGGATACGTCGTCGTTAAGCGCGATCGAGGGGGAGATTTCGGTCTTGCGCCTGTCGCCGAGTGGTGTGCGGGTTGCCATGATCATCAATGGGCACCTGTATATGGGTGTGGTGGAGCGACAGGCAAACGGCGCTCGCCGCATTGTCAACGTGCACGAGCTCGCTCCGGCACTGGCCGGAACTGCGGTGTCGGTGGCGTGGCAGCCGGCGGGTTTTCTCGTCGTGGGGACGTCCTCTGCGGAGACCCCGATTTGGCGGGTGGAGTACGACGGCTCCGCGGTCGCTACGCTGCCCTCGGGTAACGTGACCGTGCCGGTCGTGGCTGTGGCGTCGACGGGAACCACCGTGTACTTGACTGACGCCATCGCCATCCGTCAATACACCACAGGTGCCGGTGCTGATACCTCTTTCTGGCGTGAAGTACCTGGCCTGCAAGGCCTGCGTTCTGCACCGATTGTGGCCCAATAA
- the mtrB gene encoding MtrAB system histidine kinase MtrB has translation MREKIQAWIDQLVYRFRTSLQFKVVGSFVALTTIIMVLFGIGLLTLVTQQLVNAKIDTASAEVERARVTVEEQVSSTATGSSVQVRLNSARAALTTRASQQAETQSTFDAVLLVSHRDGTVTVSPEGYRIPDKLRHFVDEGQVAYQFTPISRENGTSYNALVIGSPTASDIPGLQVYLVLSMEDDEEMLALLRMLIVGAAGALIVVLSAAGYIFIRQVINRVRAASEISERLAEGHLRERMPVEGEDEMARLAMSFNTMASSLSAKISQLEDYSELQRQFTSDVSHELRTPLTSIRIAADLIEAKSDDFDPATKRSAEVLVTQVDQFEQLLEDLLEISRHDANKADLVLHPADVRDCVHGAWSSVKELADKVGVPVFFPDHTAPLPATIEPVRVERIVKNLLANAVDHSENNPVVVRWAATEECIALTVTDHGVGLNRGDENRIFQRFWRADPSRVRHSGGTGLGLAIALEDAELHGGSLEAAGTPGVGSQFRLVLPTAPGKSIMHPPLGLRAPVKQDRDSMLAMVTRPTVTLLDVLGPDAPDTPDAAATLEEPVTEAGAHEKQPDPSDTLLKPEEKGEVR, from the coding sequence GTGCGTGAAAAAATTCAAGCGTGGATTGATCAGCTCGTCTATCGGTTCCGGACGTCGCTGCAATTTAAGGTCGTCGGTAGTTTCGTCGCACTGACTACCATCATCATGGTCCTGTTTGGCATCGGCCTGCTGACTTTGGTGACTCAGCAGTTGGTCAACGCAAAAATTGACACCGCGAGCGCGGAGGTGGAGCGTGCGCGGGTCACGGTCGAGGAACAAGTGTCCTCTACTGCCACTGGCAGTTCGGTCCAGGTGCGGTTGAACTCGGCGCGCGCGGCTTTGACCACGCGGGCGTCGCAGCAGGCTGAGACCCAGTCCACTTTCGACGCGGTGCTTCTAGTGAGCCATCGCGACGGCACAGTGACGGTATCGCCTGAGGGGTACAGGATTCCTGACAAGTTGCGCCACTTCGTTGATGAAGGTCAGGTGGCTTATCAATTCACCCCGATTTCTCGGGAGAACGGTACCTCTTATAACGCGCTGGTCATCGGTAGTCCTACGGCGTCTGATATTCCGGGCCTTCAGGTGTACCTGGTGCTGTCGATGGAAGACGATGAAGAGATGCTGGCCCTTTTGCGCATGCTCATCGTCGGTGCGGCGGGTGCCCTTATTGTGGTCTTGTCGGCGGCTGGTTACATTTTTATTCGGCAGGTGATTAATCGCGTGCGTGCGGCGTCGGAAATTTCTGAGCGCCTGGCCGAGGGGCATTTGCGTGAACGTATGCCGGTTGAGGGGGAAGACGAGATGGCTCGTCTTGCAATGAGTTTCAATACGATGGCCAGTTCATTGTCGGCGAAGATTTCCCAGTTGGAGGACTACTCGGAGCTGCAGCGACAGTTCACTTCCGACGTCTCGCATGAGCTGCGTACCCCGTTGACGTCGATACGCATTGCCGCGGACCTGATCGAGGCAAAGTCCGACGATTTTGATCCGGCTACCAAGCGCAGCGCTGAGGTTCTGGTCACGCAGGTGGATCAGTTCGAACAACTCCTTGAGGACCTGCTCGAGATTTCGCGCCACGACGCCAATAAGGCGGACTTGGTTCTGCACCCGGCCGACGTGCGCGATTGCGTCCACGGCGCATGGTCGAGTGTGAAGGAACTGGCGGACAAGGTCGGGGTTCCTGTCTTCTTCCCGGACCATACTGCGCCCCTACCTGCGACGATTGAGCCGGTACGTGTGGAGCGTATCGTCAAGAATCTTTTGGCTAACGCCGTGGACCACTCGGAGAATAATCCGGTTGTGGTGCGCTGGGCTGCCACTGAAGAATGTATTGCGCTGACCGTCACGGACCACGGCGTTGGGTTGAATCGTGGCGACGAAAATCGTATTTTCCAGCGTTTCTGGCGCGCGGATCCCTCGCGCGTGCGGCACTCTGGCGGTACCGGCTTGGGTCTGGCAATTGCGCTCGAGGACGCTGAATTGCACGGCGGTTCCCTCGAGGCTGCCGGCACCCCCGGTGTGGGGTCACAGTTCCGGCTGGTACTCCCGACGGCGCCGGGAAAGAGCATCATGCACCCGCCGCTGGGCCTCCGGGCTCCGGTCAAGCAGGATCGTGATTCCATGCTCGCTATGGTCACGCGCCCGACGGTGACGCTTCTCGACGTCCTCGGCCCCGACGCACCGGATACTCCTGACGCGGCGGCTACTCTGGAAGAACCGGTCACTGAGGCAGGGGCACACGAGAAGCAGCCGGACCCGTCAGATACCTTGCTCAAGCCGGAAGAGAAGGGGGAAGTACGGTGA
- the mtrA gene encoding MtrAB system response regulator MtrA, producing MVATILVVDDDPAISEMLTLVLESEGFTAVPVMDGTEAVAAFHQHDPDLILLDLMLPGMNGVDICRAIRTESSVPIVMLTAKTDTVDVVLGLESGADDYVTKPFKPKELIARIRARLRRIVEHEEAEIIHIGDIEIDVPQHIVTRDGEDLGLTPMEFDLLLEMARKPGQVFSREELLENVWGYSNSPDTRLVNVHVQRLRAKVEQDPENPRLVLTVRGVGYKTAHGE from the coding sequence ATGGTTGCCACCATCCTGGTCGTCGACGATGATCCTGCGATCTCGGAGATGCTGACGCTCGTTTTGGAATCCGAGGGTTTCACAGCTGTCCCCGTCATGGACGGCACGGAAGCCGTAGCCGCGTTCCACCAACATGACCCCGATTTGATTCTGCTTGACCTCATGCTTCCTGGTATGAACGGGGTGGATATCTGCAGGGCTATCCGCACGGAATCTTCTGTTCCGATTGTCATGCTCACCGCGAAAACCGACACCGTGGATGTGGTGTTGGGCTTGGAGTCTGGCGCCGATGATTACGTGACCAAGCCGTTTAAGCCTAAGGAACTCATCGCGCGTATCCGCGCCCGTCTGCGCCGGATCGTGGAGCATGAGGAAGCGGAGATCATTCACATCGGAGATATTGAAATTGATGTCCCGCAGCACATTGTTACCCGCGACGGCGAAGACCTAGGGCTTACCCCAATGGAGTTTGACCTCCTCCTTGAAATGGCACGCAAACCAGGCCAGGTGTTTAGCCGCGAGGAACTGCTGGAAAACGTGTGGGGCTATTCCAATTCGCCGGATACCCGACTGGTGAACGTGCACGTTCAGCGGTTGCGCGCGAAGGTGGAGCAGGACCCAGAGAATCCACGCTTGGTGCTCACTGTGCGTGGTGTGGGATACAAGACCGCCCACGGCGAATAA
- a CDS encoding dTMP kinase, giving the protein MIIAVEGIDGAGKNTLVSAVSEAFPGVEVLSFPQYGKNAPARLVQRALYGKMGDLTESVNGMATMFALDRHAAVDYLNQFAAGGARSHDILLCDRYVASNAAYSMARLHDLDPNGAIATWTKDVEFTELGLPVPDLQVLLDTSPEVAAQRAQRREKLDARRTRDEYEKDAGLQDRTFAAYQVLAQNSWASPWLVTSSAEELVEQITSLRAAR; this is encoded by the coding sequence ATGATTATCGCAGTCGAGGGCATCGACGGTGCCGGCAAAAACACCCTGGTGAGCGCTGTAAGCGAGGCCTTCCCGGGAGTGGAAGTGCTCTCTTTCCCACAGTATGGAAAGAACGCGCCTGCACGCCTGGTGCAGCGCGCCCTGTACGGGAAGATGGGGGACCTGACCGAATCCGTCAACGGCATGGCCACCATGTTCGCCCTTGATCGCCATGCCGCCGTGGATTATCTCAACCAATTCGCGGCAGGCGGCGCGCGGTCCCACGACATCTTGTTGTGCGACCGCTACGTGGCCTCGAACGCGGCATATTCGATGGCCCGCCTCCACGACCTTGACCCGAATGGTGCCATTGCTACGTGGACCAAAGACGTGGAGTTCACCGAGCTGGGCCTGCCGGTGCCAGATCTTCAGGTGTTGCTGGATACCTCCCCGGAAGTGGCGGCGCAGCGCGCCCAGCGCCGCGAAAAACTGGATGCGCGCCGCACCCGCGACGAATACGAAAAAGACGCGGGGCTTCAAGACCGCACCTTCGCCGCGTACCAGGTGCTTGCACAAAATAGTTGGGCCAGCCCGTGGCTGGTAACCTCTTCTGCAGAAGAATTGGTTGAGCAGATTACCTCCCTGCGCGCTGCCCGCTGA
- the ahcY gene encoding adenosylhomocysteinase: MAEQRPTVTEFKVADLSLHEAGRHQIRLAEHEMPGLMELRREYADEQPLKGARIAGSIHMTTQTAVLIETLVALGAEVRWSSCNIFSTEDEAAAAIVVGDGTPENPTGSPVFAWKGESLDEYWWCVNQIFSWGEGVEPNMILDDGGDATMAVIKGSEFEAAGAVPQPDETTSDEEIAFLGMLREALAKDSSKWGRIAESVKGVTEETTTGVHRLYQAAADGTLPFPAMNVNDAVTKSKFDNKYGTRHSLIDGINRATDVLIGGKNVLICGYGDVGKGCAEAMKGQGARVKVTEADPINALQALMEGFSVVRVEDAIAEADIVITATGNRDIITWDHLMAMKDHAILGNIGHFDNEIDMASLIHRDDVTRTEIKPQVDEFTLPNGRSIIVLSMGRLLNLGNATGHPSFVMSNSFADQTIAQIELFQNGDNYDNEVYRLPKILDEKVARIHVEALGGQLTELTKEQAAYIGVDVAGPFKPEHYRY, translated from the coding sequence ATGGCCGAACAGCGCCCTACCGTCACTGAATTCAAGGTTGCAGACTTAAGCCTGCACGAGGCTGGTCGCCACCAGATTCGCCTCGCCGAGCATGAGATGCCTGGCCTGATGGAATTGCGTCGTGAATATGCTGATGAGCAACCTTTGAAGGGTGCTCGGATCGCAGGTTCTATCCACATGACCACCCAGACAGCGGTTCTCATTGAGACGCTGGTTGCCCTGGGTGCTGAGGTCCGTTGGTCTTCCTGCAACATTTTCTCCACTGAGGACGAGGCAGCGGCTGCGATCGTCGTCGGCGATGGCACCCCGGAGAATCCAACGGGTTCGCCAGTGTTCGCATGGAAAGGTGAGTCGCTGGATGAATACTGGTGGTGCGTGAACCAGATTTTCTCGTGGGGTGAGGGCGTGGAGCCGAACATGATCCTCGACGACGGCGGTGACGCCACCATGGCTGTCATCAAGGGCAGCGAATTCGAGGCTGCCGGCGCTGTCCCACAGCCGGATGAGACCACCTCTGACGAGGAAATCGCATTCCTGGGCATGCTGCGCGAGGCTTTGGCGAAGGACTCCTCCAAGTGGGGGCGCATTGCGGAGTCCGTCAAGGGCGTCACCGAGGAAACAACCACCGGTGTCCACCGCCTCTACCAGGCTGCCGCCGACGGCACCCTGCCGTTCCCCGCGATGAACGTCAACGACGCCGTCACCAAGAGCAAGTTCGACAACAAGTACGGCACCCGCCACTCGCTTATCGACGGCATCAATCGCGCTACAGACGTGCTCATCGGCGGAAAGAACGTGCTCATCTGCGGCTACGGTGATGTGGGCAAGGGCTGCGCTGAAGCAATGAAGGGCCAGGGTGCCCGCGTGAAGGTCACGGAAGCCGATCCGATTAACGCTCTCCAGGCGCTGATGGAAGGCTTCTCCGTGGTTCGCGTGGAAGATGCCATCGCCGAGGCGGACATCGTCATTACCGCTACCGGCAACCGCGACATCATCACCTGGGATCACCTCATGGCGATGAAGGATCACGCGATTCTGGGCAACATCGGCCACTTCGACAACGAAATCGACATGGCCTCCCTGATTCACCGCGACGACGTCACCCGCACAGAAATCAAGCCGCAGGTCGACGAATTCACCCTGCCTAACGGCCGATCCATTATTGTTCTGTCGATGGGCCGCCTGCTCAACCTGGGTAACGCCACCGGCCACCCCAGCTTCGTGATGTCCAACTCCTTCGCGGATCAGACCATCGCGCAGATTGAGCTCTTCCAGAATGGCGATAACTACGACAACGAGGTGTACCGCCTGCCGAAGATCTTGGACGAAAAGGTTGCCCGCATCCACGTCGAGGCTTTGGGCGGCCAGCTCACCGAGCTGACCAAGGAACAGGCTGCGTACATCGGCGTGGACGTTGCTGGCCCCTTCAAGCCGGAGCACTACCGCTACTAA